In a single window of the Nicotiana tomentosiformis chromosome 8, ASM39032v3, whole genome shotgun sequence genome:
- the LOC104085983 gene encoding lanC-like protein GCL2 yields the protein MADRFYPNVMPDFVAENPAVEEEKHPIPQGTNESLLKLLSTPYNTLSEKFKRAALDLKETILVETWGLTRQQVPDFTLYNGTLGTAFLMFKSYQVTNNTNDLAVCSQIVKDCDFASRNSRDVTFLCGRAGVCALGAVVAKYMGDDQLVLYYVTQFKEIKLTKDLPDELLYGRAGFLWASLFMNKHIGKGTIPSTYTAAVVNEIIENGRRLGGRGRSPLMYEWYGEMYWGAAHGLAGIMYVLMDFELKPDELEDVKETLRYMVKNRFPSGNYPTSEEDKRRDVLVHWCHGAPGIALTLVKAAEVFGDREFLNAAVDAAEVVWNRGLLKRVGMCHGISGNAYVFLSLYQLTGNVEYLYRAKALACFLLDRAHKLIAKGEMHGGDSPYSLFEGIGGMAYLFLDMTEPKEARFPAYGCEKVHATERM from the exons ATGGCGGATCGATTTTATCCAAATGTAATGCCGGATTTTGTAGCAGAAAACCCAGCAGTTGAAGAAGAAAAGCATCCAATTCCACAAGGCACAAATGAATCACTCTTGAAGCTTCTCTCTACGCCGTACAATACTCTATCCGAGAAGTTCAAACGCGCCGCTCTCGATCTTAAAGAAACT ATATTGGTGGAGACATGGGGACTAACAAGGCAACAAGTTCCAGATTTTACGCTCTATAATGGAACTCTTGGGACTGCCTTTTTGATGTTCAAGTCCTATCAGGTGACAAATAACACGAACGACCTTGCTGTTTGCTCTCAGATTGTTAAGGATTGTGACTTTGCTTCTCGAAACTCCAG GGATGTGACATTCCTATGTGGGAGAGCTGGGGTTTGTGCGCTAGGTGCTGTTGTTGCCAAGTACATGGGGGATGATCAACTGGTTCTTTACTATGTTACTCAGTTTAAAGAG ATAAAATTAACTAAAGATCTTCCTGATGAATTGCTGTATGGTAGAGCTGGATTCCTCTGGGCTTCTCTATTCATGAATAAGCATATTGGCAAAGGAACAATTCCTTCTACCTATACT GCTGCTGTGGTCAATGAAATCATCGAGAATGGAAGGAGATTAGGAGGGAGGGGCAGAAGCCCGTTGATGTATGAGTGGTATGGTGAGATGTACTGGGGTGCAGCTCACGGATTGGCTGGCATTATGTATGTTCTAATGGATTTTGAACTGAAACCAGATGAGCTTGAAGATGTCAAAGAAACTTTAAGGTACATGGTTAAGAATCGGTTCCCAAGTGGAAATTACCCTACAAGTGAAGAAGATAAGCGGAGAGATGTTCTCGTCCATTGGTGCCACGGAGCTCCCGGGATTGCTCTAACACTTGTCAAGGCAGCTGAG GTTTTCGGAGACAGAGAATTTCTTAATGCAGCAGTAgatgcagcagaggtagtatgGAACCGCGGCCTTCTTAAACGTGTCGGGATGTGCCATGGGATCAGTGGGAATGCTTATGTCTTCCTATCGTTGTATCAGCTCACAGGAAACGTGGAGTATTTGTATAGAGCCAAAGCTTTGGCCTGCTTCCTTCTTGATAGAGCTCACAAGCTAATAGCAAAAGGAGAGATGCATGGAGGAGATAGCCCATACTCTCTATTTGAAGGTATTGGGGGTATGGCTTATCTTTTCCTAGACATGACAGAACCTAAAGAAGCTAGATTTCCAGCCTATGGCTGTGAAAAAGTTCATGCCACTGAGAGAATGTAG
- the LOC104085982 gene encoding uncharacterized protein — MEKIQHNYVDVKGLKLHIAEIGTGPAVLFLHGFPEIWYSWRHQMIAVADAGFRAIAPDFRGYGLSELPAEPEKTTFRDLVDDLLDMLDSLGIHQVFLVGKDFGARVAYHFALVHPDRVSAVVTLGVPFLLTGPETFPRDLIPNGFYMLRWQEPGRAEKDFGRFDTKTVVKNIYTMFSGSELPIAKDDEEIMDLVDPSAPLPDWFTEEDLANYASLYEKSSFRTALQVPYRAWLEEYGVKDIKVKVPCLLVMGEKDYALKFGGLEHYVKSGMVKEYVPNLETTFLPEGSHFVQEQFPEQINQLIITFLKKLI; from the exons ATGGAGAAGATTCAGCACAATTATGTGGATGTAAAAGGTCTCAAGCTTCACATTGCAGAGATTGGAACAG GCCCTGCAGTATTGTTTCTTCATGGATTCCCTGAGATATGGTACTCGTGGAGGCATCAGATGATAGCAGTAGCGGATGCAGGATTTCGAGCCATAGCCCCTGACTTCAGAGGCTATGGTTTGTCTGAATTGCCTGCAGAACCCGAGAAGACGACATTCAGGGACCTTGTCGATGATCTTCTGGACATGCTTGATTCATTAGGCATCCATCAG GTTTTTCTTGTGGGGAAGGATTTTGGAGCTCGAGTAGCTTACCATTTTGCACTCGTACACCCTGATAGAGTTTCAGCAGTTGTAACACTAGGTGTGCCTTTTCTTCTCACCGGTCCAGAAACATTTCCTCGAGATCTCATTCCCAATGGGTTCTATATGTTGAGATGGCAG GAACCAGGGCGAGCTGAAAAGGACTTTGGTCGTTTTGATACAAAAACAGTAGTTAAGAACATATATACTATGTTCTCTGGAAGTGAATTGCCAATTGCAAAAGATGATGAGGAAATAATGGATTTGGTTGATCCTTCTGCTCCACTGCCTGACTGGTTCACAGAAGAAGATCTTGCAAACTACGCATCTCTTTATGAAAAGTCAAGTTTCCGAACAGCATTGCAGGTGCCTTACAG GGCTTGGCTAGAAGAATATGGAGTTAAAGATATCAAAGTCAAGGTTCCCTGTTTGCTTGTAATGGGAGAGAAGGATTACGCCCTTAAGTTTGGTGGATTAGAGCATTACGTTAAAAGTGGAATGGTGAAAGAATATGTACCTAATCTGGAAACCACATTCTTACCAGAAGGCAGTCATTTTGTGCAGGAGCAGTTTCCTGAACAGATCAATCAGTTGATTATCACCTTCCTCAAAAAGCTCATATGA